A part of Treponema sp. Marseille-Q3903 genomic DNA contains:
- a CDS encoding ABC transporter permease — protein sequence MKTVNLALRNLTRNKRRNAILAIAIAFGFFVVTAIEGLTTGMVGNLENQITQLLGGNVLIQGFEYIKPSTPGGKASTATIMRNKNYIKNIVDESKIPYEYYSSFTDSYGYIIFSGKKNTIQLYGRDLKDKRLNDSFQFVSGGVNTDIKNGIIISDKTASALNLQVGDNILYSTTTVYGQNTFADMTVTGILKSSGFFSSIQSYADIEDVNEFLEMPVGGYSLFSVYLKNKKQQTLLANFIEERISKDHESNPDVSVTSRAEAMRTNPKNIATGLRKQVNPNKKYEWQGVKYMSTTFYDQVPQIETVLNIVHIITTVILIVILLIVMVGVSNTYRMVLYERIREIGTMRALGMSGKDTRRIFTNEAVILCIIGAIAGLIIATIVMTIVHFIPIANESLSFFLKKGHFTFKLSIVSIIIQYLILIILTTFAVRGSAKQAAKMNPAEALRTVK from the coding sequence ATGAAAACAGTTAATTTGGCGTTAAGAAACCTTACTCGTAACAAACGACGTAATGCTATTCTTGCGATTGCAATTGCATTCGGATTCTTTGTTGTAACAGCAATCGAAGGGTTGACAACGGGTATGGTCGGGAATCTTGAAAATCAGATTACTCAACTTTTAGGTGGCAATGTGCTGATTCAGGGGTTTGAATATATTAAGCCTTCTACCCCTGGAGGAAAAGCGTCAACCGCAACCATCATGCGCAATAAAAATTATATCAAGAACATCGTAGATGAAAGTAAAATTCCTTATGAATATTACTCATCGTTCACAGATTCTTATGGATATATCATTTTTAGCGGTAAAAAAAATACTATTCAGCTTTATGGACGCGACCTTAAGGATAAGAGGCTGAACGATTCGTTTCAGTTTGTTTCGGGCGGTGTAAACACAGATATCAAAAATGGAATTATAATCAGCGATAAAACAGCATCCGCATTGAACTTGCAAGTCGGTGACAATATCCTTTATTCTACGACTACAGTTTATGGCCAAAATACATTTGCAGATATGACTGTGACCGGAATCCTAAAATCAAGTGGATTTTTCAGCTCAATACAATCTTATGCTGATATTGAAGATGTAAATGAATTTTTAGAGATGCCTGTCGGTGGATATTCTCTTTTTTCTGTTTATCTAAAAAATAAAAAACAGCAGACTCTTTTGGCTAACTTTATTGAAGAGAGAATCAGCAAAGACCACGAGTCAAATCCTGATGTAAGCGTCACGAGCCGTGCTGAGGCAATGAGAACAAATCCAAAAAACATTGCTACAGGACTTCGAAAACAAGTAAATCCAAACAAAAAGTACGAGTGGCAAGGCGTTAAATATATGTCTACAACATTTTATGACCAGGTTCCGCAGATTGAGACTGTACTGAACATTGTTCATATCATTACGACGGTCATCTTAATCGTAATTCTTTTGATTGTAATGGTCGGCGTTTCAAATACATATCGCATGGTTTTGTATGAACGAATCCGTGAGATTGGAACAATGCGTGCTCTCGGAATGAGTGGCAAAGATACTCGGCGGATATTTACAAATGAGGCGGTTATCTTATGTATAATCGGTGCTATTGCCGGATTGATTATTGCGACAATTGTTATGACAATTGTTCATTTTATTCCAATTGCAAATGAATCGCTTTCGTTCTTTCTTAAAAAGGGGCATTTTACATTCAAGCTCTCGATTGTTTCTATCATAATCCAGTATTTGATTTTGATTATACTTACGACATTTGCGGTACGAGGAAGCGCAAAACAGGCTGCAAAAATGAATCCTGCCGAAGCCTTGCGTACTGTTAAATAA
- a CDS encoding FtsX-like permease family protein — translation MKDIIKLALRNLKEHKSKTLIISLFILFGVAIVIMGNSFLESINRGLEKDFRANVTSDIVISPIPEKGTIIDIGGVISTGGSIDSLKVPGLADLEKIEKIIAETKSVKKQTKLITATVMVSIGTEVDLSVLTENDDLDYSKYPSAVLFAGEDGTYRDMFPDLKIIEGSYPTPGSNEIIVDNRILENIKAVYKKDLKVGDAVSIMGMSSGGKIREAKVSGIYKPANEHSAMYQPIYCEPSLARSFADLTYASSFKEELPSNVDLSLSSLSEDDLFGYEDDVSMDGGSAVLGDSSVGFDNILGDTTLRNELNKTDDGSWQYILLRLDNARADKRLVVELNKRFKEEGLNAQAMNWKKGAYSYSSTVDGIGYIFNILIIILAIVVFIIIMNTMVVSVFERTSEIGTMRAIGAEKKFVRRLFNSEALILTSLSSVGGIIFAFIVMLIFNSLNLTITNAIAKEILGGGMLHFSPTPQIVILIIGVAIVGGLFANMYPVKSALKITPIKALSKE, via the coding sequence GTGAAAGATATAATAAAATTAGCACTGCGGAATCTTAAGGAACATAAATCTAAAACCTTGATTATCTCTTTGTTTATACTCTTTGGAGTAGCGATTGTAATCATGGGAAATTCGTTCCTTGAATCTATAAACCGTGGGCTTGAAAAAGATTTTAGAGCTAATGTTACTTCCGATATTGTGATTTCTCCAATTCCGGAAAAAGGAACTATAATAGATATTGGTGGCGTGATTTCAACAGGAGGCAGTATCGACAGTCTGAAGGTTCCGGGGCTTGCTGACCTTGAAAAAATTGAAAAAATTATTGCAGAGACGAAAAGCGTAAAAAAACAGACAAAGTTAATTACAGCAACAGTTATGGTTTCTATTGGAACTGAAGTTGATTTATCGGTGTTAACAGAAAATGATGATTTAGATTATTCAAAATATCCAAGTGCAGTACTCTTTGCTGGCGAAGACGGAACTTATAGAGATATGTTCCCTGATTTGAAAATAATCGAGGGCTCTTATCCAACGCCGGGTTCAAATGAGATAATTGTTGATAATCGTATTTTAGAAAATATAAAAGCTGTCTACAAAAAAGATTTAAAAGTTGGAGATGCAGTTTCGATTATGGGGATGTCATCTGGTGGAAAGATTCGTGAAGCAAAAGTTTCCGGCATATACAAACCTGCAAACGAGCATTCTGCGATGTATCAGCCAATTTACTGTGAGCCAAGTCTTGCCCGTTCCTTTGCGGATTTGACTTATGCCTCTTCTTTTAAGGAGGAATTGCCTAGTAATGTGGATCTTTCACTTTCATCTTTGTCTGAAGACGACCTGTTTGGCTATGAAGATGATGTTTCGATGGACGGTGGCTCAGCCGTTCTCGGTGATTCATCAGTTGGATTTGATAATATTCTCGGTGATACAACTCTCCGCAATGAACTCAACAAAACTGATGATGGTTCGTGGCAATATATCTTGTTAAGGCTTGATAATGCTCGCGCTGATAAAAGACTCGTGGTGGAACTCAACAAACGCTTTAAAGAGGAAGGGTTAAACGCGCAGGCTATGAACTGGAAAAAAGGGGCATATTCATATTCTAGTACAGTTGACGGAATAGGATATATTTTCAATATCCTTATCATAATTCTTGCAATCGTTGTATTTATCATCATCATGAATACTATGGTCGTTTCTGTTTTTGAGCGTACTAGTGAAATTGGAACAATGCGCGCTATTGGAGCGGAGAAGAAATTTGTAAGACGTCTTTTCAATTCTGAAGCATTAATCCTTACATCGCTCTCATCTGTAGGAGGAATTATTTTTGCCTTTATTGTGATGCTTATTTTTAATTCGTTAAACTTAACAATCACAAATGCGATTGCAAAGGAAATTCTTGGTGGCGGAATGCTTCACTTTAGCCCAACCCCACAGATTGTCATTCTTATAATTGGTGTAGCGATTGTTGGAGGCTTATTTGCAAATATGTATCCTGTAAAATCAGCACTCAAAATTACACCAATTAAGGCACTGAGCAAAGAGTAG
- a CDS encoding ABC transporter ATP-binding protein, giving the protein MAVVSLKDVHKFYPLGKERIEAVRGVTFEIEKGEFAAISGPSGSGKSTILNMVGLIDLPSSGSIVIGGTDVYDGVDLLKTEVADTRWATSESKKDGGKKKKTLVSIPPKLDRRITALRRSHIGFIFQTFNLIPVLNVYENIEFPLLLESKNPDSKSPVDSFTKAQKEEWICFLMEKVGLSDWKNHKANELSGGQRQRVAIARALVTKAPVILADEPTANLDSKNSEQILKLMKSLNKDPDLQTTFIFSTHDSRIVDMCDHVVHILDGQVKNDEHKTGSDVYKI; this is encoded by the coding sequence ATGGCTGTAGTTAGTTTGAAGGATGTGCACAAGTTCTATCCTCTTGGAAAAGAAAGGATTGAAGCGGTACGTGGTGTTACATTTGAAATTGAAAAAGGAGAATTTGCTGCGATTTCAGGACCGTCTGGTTCCGGTAAATCGACAATTTTAAATATGGTAGGTTTGATAGACTTGCCGAGTTCCGGTTCAATTGTGATTGGAGGAACTGATGTTTACGATGGCGTTGACCTTTTGAAAACTGAAGTTGCCGATACTAGATGGGCGACTTCTGAATCTAAGAAAGATGGTGGTAAAAAGAAAAAAACGCTTGTTTCAATCCCTCCAAAGCTCGACCGCAGAATCACAGCTCTCCGTCGCTCACATATCGGGTTTATATTCCAAACTTTCAACCTTATTCCTGTGTTAAATGTTTACGAAAATATTGAATTTCCTCTTCTTCTTGAATCAAAAAATCCTGATTCAAAATCTCCTGTAGATAGCTTTACAAAAGCTCAGAAAGAAGAATGGATTTGCTTTTTGATGGAAAAGGTTGGACTTTCTGATTGGAAAAATCATAAGGCAAACGAACTTTCTGGCGGACAGCGACAGCGTGTTGCAATCGCTCGCGCTCTTGTCACAAAAGCGCCTGTAATTCTTGCCGATGAGCCTACAGCAAACCTTGACTCAAAGAACTCTGAACAGATTCTAAAATTGATGAAATCTTTGAATAAAGATCCGGATTTGCAGACTACATTTATTTTTTCTACGCACGATTCACGTATTGTAGATATGTGCGACCATGTTGTTCATATTCTTGACGGTCAGGTAAAAAATGACGAACACAAGACTGGCTCAGATGTTTATAAAATTTAG
- the pth gene encoding aminoacyl-tRNA hydrolase: MIKLAVFLGNYGKEYEKTRHNIAWYFEDSLPFADKLKWQSKFKGEIASVTPSELADFACETKICSKKDGTPVAVPQEAPDRIFFLKPMTYMNLSGESVIEAANFYKIKPEDIMIVHDELELALGFVSLKWSGGLGGHNGLRSTKLVLNTPDFWRLRFGIGRPDNDKIGVADWVLSRFTAEQQEIMQSVFSQANVLFVKVLLSKKTQDLVQNWGKKNLISQ; this comes from the coding sequence ATGATAAAGCTGGCAGTTTTTTTGGGGAATTATGGGAAAGAATATGAGAAAACCAGGCACAACATTGCTTGGTATTTTGAAGACTCTCTGCCGTTTGCTGATAAATTAAAATGGCAGAGCAAATTTAAAGGCGAAATCGCAAGCGTCACACCTAGTGAACTTGCCGACTTTGCCTGCGAAACAAAAATCTGTTCAAAAAAGGACGGAACGCCTGTCGCAGTCCCTCAAGAAGCCCCTGACCGCATATTTTTTTTAAAACCGATGACTTACATGAACCTCAGCGGCGAAAGCGTAATCGAAGCGGCAAACTTTTATAAAATCAAACCGGAAGATATTATGATTGTCCACGATGAGCTTGAACTTGCGTTAGGTTTTGTAAGCCTAAAATGGAGCGGAGGGCTCGGCGGACACAACGGTTTGCGTTCAACTAAGCTCGTTTTAAATACTCCTGATTTTTGGCGCTTACGATTCGGAATCGGCAGACCAGATAACGATAAAATAGGGGTAGCAGATTGGGTCTTGAGCCGTTTTACAGCAGAGCAGCAGGAAATCATGCAGAGCGTGTTCAGTCAGGCAAATGTTCTTTTCGTGAAAGTCCTGCTTTCTAAAAAAACGCAAGATTTAGTTCAAAACTGGGGAAAGAAAAATCTTATTTCACAATAA
- a CDS encoding DUF4340 domain-containing protein — protein MKTRKLILIIADVVLLAVCIFQWGRKSHDTTKYFKFTDTPDSIGIITPDENINIKMDDGKWFVGEKKYPANQATVDEFISSLSSIRALNKVGSTSRQSEVERYELNEGKATVVTVKKGDKVLRTVTIGKKAINDSQCYGTFDDGKDIYLIAGKLKDIFATNVQKIRSEIVFNLNAEEMTGISITDYSKNGVEGKTVTVSRIVNGEEVSWNVSGTDIQVDSIKAKNFLEGFANLTTSEWYEDDANLEGTKIVSAKIEHATKTTSVEIYEKKMSKSETAQQYFGKSSETPYTFKVNKNSVDKYLKNTDELAK, from the coding sequence ATGAAAACTAGAAAATTGATTTTGATTATTGCAGATGTCGTTCTTTTGGCTGTCTGCATTTTTCAGTGGGGCAGAAAATCACATGATACGACTAAATATTTTAAATTTACAGACACCCCTGACTCTATCGGAATCATCACTCCTGATGAAAATATAAACATCAAAATGGATGATGGAAAATGGTTTGTAGGAGAGAAAAAGTATCCTGCAAATCAGGCAACTGTCGACGAATTTATTAGCTCGTTATCTTCTATCAGAGCTCTCAATAAAGTCGGTTCTACTTCGCGTCAATCGGAAGTGGAACGCTATGAACTGAATGAAGGCAAGGCAACTGTAGTGACAGTAAAAAAAGGCGATAAAGTTTTGAGAACAGTCACAATCGGCAAAAAAGCTATAAACGATTCCCAATGTTATGGAACTTTTGACGACGGTAAAGATATTTATCTTATTGCAGGAAAATTAAAAGATATTTTTGCAACAAATGTTCAGAAAATCCGTTCAGAAATCGTATTCAATTTGAATGCCGAAGAGATGACAGGGATTTCTATCACTGATTATTCAAAAAATGGCGTAGAAGGAAAAACTGTCACCGTTTCAAGGATTGTAAACGGCGAAGAAGTTTCATGGAATGTAAGTGGGACAGATATTCAAGTTGATTCTATAAAAGCAAAGAATTTTCTTGAAGGTTTTGCAAATCTTACAACAAGCGAATGGTATGAAGACGACGCAAATCTTGAAGGAACAAAAATTGTTTCTGCCAAAATTGAGCATGCAACTAAGACAACTTCAGTTGAAATTTATGAAAAGAAAATGTCGAAAAGCGAAACAGCTCAGCAGTATTTTGGAAAATCGAGTGAAACTCCATATACATTCAAAGTAAACAAAAACAGTGTAGATAAATATCTCAAAAATACGGATGAACTTGCAAAATGA
- a CDS encoding GldG family protein has translation MKKIINWLKSPKSDFVLFLFLIVFINLASYNLFARFDLTAPKSYSLSKGSKTVVKNLEQPLSVRAFFDENLPSPYNSVAQYVKDILVEYKGVANKNFSVSFVDTTKPENAELADSLGLSRIQIQEVKNNEVGFKQGYMGIVITYGDSIQTINPITTADSFEFKLTSAMSKMISMSDTLAGLKKDDKITLTLYLSDSLKQLGINGAEQAEDIVKKAYKSVNAKNMDRLDFNHVSPSTAQVTALVEKYGIQSVSYTDSNKEAQKAAVGLILEHGDKFYSLPFEIKQSFFGYSIGGLEDVESAITDGLQSLLSNVTSIGYITGHGELKHTSAENAGNLQTLISGMYKLEDIDLNSSDIPVGMNSVIVNGSKNDYTEEELYKLDQFVMRGGNILFFLSGVYADDNDQMRGYSMPSYVPNTSNISRLLDKYGVKIENNMVMDSNSYQVNNQQYGKLNYYWAPVLHKSQLAKNSAITNNLGFVIMLENSSLDISDAEADDDTKVTVLAKSSDEAWTMSDGILLNPLMIQPPAKDKLKSYPLAVMVEGKFKSAFEGFPVQENNSGNSGNELVTSNHIASSVMPGKIFVAGSSSITTGQVTDDSGSTPISMFIMNVIDYMNGNEDLCAMRTKSLAVNNLTVKSSAAANFWKIFCQYGLTLGVVIVWFIVWRMRIKRKREINKKYNPDDTRTITKQE, from the coding sequence ATGAAAAAAATAATAAACTGGCTAAAAAGTCCAAAATCAGATTTTGTTTTATTTTTATTTCTGATTGTCTTTATAAATCTCGCAAGTTACAACTTGTTTGCAAGATTTGACCTTACGGCTCCAAAATCTTACTCGCTTTCAAAAGGAAGTAAAACAGTTGTAAAAAATCTTGAGCAGCCGCTTTCTGTGAGAGCTTTTTTTGACGAAAATCTTCCGTCTCCTTATAACAGTGTAGCTCAATATGTAAAAGATATTCTCGTTGAATACAAAGGAGTCGCAAATAAAAACTTTTCTGTTTCATTTGTAGATACAACAAAACCGGAAAATGCAGAACTTGCCGATAGTCTCGGTTTGAGCCGGATTCAGATTCAGGAAGTAAAAAACAACGAAGTCGGATTCAAACAGGGGTACATGGGCATCGTCATCACTTATGGCGACAGCATACAGACAATAAACCCTATCACGACGGCTGACAGTTTTGAATTTAAACTTACATCTGCAATGTCGAAGATGATTTCAATGTCTGATACTCTCGCAGGATTAAAAAAAGACGATAAAATCACGCTGACTCTTTATTTAAGCGATTCTCTTAAGCAGCTTGGGATAAACGGCGCTGAACAGGCGGAAGATATCGTAAAAAAAGCATACAAGAGCGTAAATGCAAAGAATATGGACAGGCTCGATTTTAATCACGTATCTCCTTCAACAGCGCAAGTTACCGCACTTGTAGAAAAATACGGTATTCAGTCTGTTTCTTACACCGACTCCAATAAAGAGGCTCAAAAGGCGGCTGTAGGGCTTATACTCGAACACGGTGACAAATTTTACAGCCTCCCATTTGAAATCAAGCAGTCATTCTTTGGTTATTCAATCGGTGGACTTGAAGATGTAGAGTCTGCAATCACAGATGGTTTACAGAGCCTTTTGTCTAATGTGACTTCAATCGGATATATAACCGGGCATGGAGAGTTGAAACACACTTCAGCGGAAAATGCAGGCAACTTGCAAACTCTGATTTCCGGCATGTATAAACTTGAAGATATCGATTTGAACTCTTCGGATATTCCTGTGGGAATGAATTCGGTGATTGTAAACGGCTCAAAAAATGATTACACGGAAGAGGAATTGTATAAGCTCGACCAGTTTGTAATGCGCGGCGGAAATATTTTATTTTTTTTGTCAGGAGTTTATGCCGACGACAATGACCAAATGAGGGGTTATTCAATGCCAAGCTATGTTCCAAATACGTCAAACATAAGCAGGTTGTTGGATAAATATGGTGTAAAAATTGAAAACAACATGGTGATGGATTCAAACAGCTATCAGGTAAACAATCAACAGTACGGAAAGTTGAACTATTATTGGGCTCCTGTCTTGCACAAAAGTCAGCTTGCTAAAAACAGTGCAATTACAAACAACCTCGGTTTTGTGATAATGCTTGAGAATTCTTCACTCGATATTTCGGATGCGGAAGCTGACGATGATACAAAAGTTACCGTTCTCGCAAAATCTTCCGATGAAGCTTGGACAATGTCTGATGGAATTCTTTTGAATCCGCTGATGATTCAGCCGCCTGCAAAAGACAAATTAAAATCTTACCCATTAGCAGTGATGGTCGAAGGAAAATTCAAAAGTGCATTCGAAGGATTTCCGGTTCAGGAAAACAATTCTGGAAATTCAGGCAACGAGCTTGTCACATCAAATCACATAGCTTCAAGCGTGATGCCCGGAAAAATATTTGTCGCAGGCTCATCTTCAATTACGACTGGTCAAGTAACAGATGACAGTGGTTCAACTCCAATTTCTATGTTCATCATGAACGTCATAGATTATATGAATGGAAACGAAGATTTGTGCGCTATGCGTACAAAAAGCCTTGCTGTAAACAACCTCACCGTGAAAAGTTCTGCCGCAGCTAACTTCTGGAAGATATTCTGCCAGTACGGATTGACTTTAGGGGTTGTGATTGTATGGTTTATCGTCTGGAGAATGCGCATAAAACGCAAAAGAGAAATCAATAAAAAATACAATCCTGATGACACAAGAACAATTACAAAACAGGAATAA
- a CDS encoding ABC transporter permease produces the protein MMKAKNPAITIMKRELKTYFTGPIAYIVTGLFLIITGILFFSAFFLGNRAELRQYFSYLPLLLSFFVPALTMRIFAEEKRSGSIETLMTLPVTEIQVVTGKYLASCISTIVMISPTLLYIIPVAIFGSPDFGPIIGGFIGAIFLCASYTAIGIFATSITKNQIIAFFTGFIICIVLTLVDSFLIFLPSSIVSFFSFISAESHFTSIARGIIDTRDLIYFLSLTGLFFVITVKIEQNAKN, from the coding sequence ATGATGAAAGCTAAAAATCCTGCCATCACAATAATGAAGCGCGAACTCAAAACATATTTTACAGGTCCGATTGCATATATCGTCACCGGGTTATTTTTAATTATCACTGGAATTTTATTTTTTTCCGCTTTCTTTTTGGGTAACAGGGCGGAGCTTCGCCAGTATTTTTCCTATCTTCCTCTGTTGCTCTCCTTTTTTGTTCCGGCTCTTACAATGCGTATCTTTGCCGAAGAAAAAAGGTCCGGTTCAATTGAAACTCTAATGACTTTACCTGTGACTGAAATTCAAGTCGTAACCGGTAAATATCTTGCATCTTGCATCAGCACAATCGTGATGATTTCTCCGACGTTGCTTTACATTATCCCCGTAGCGATTTTTGGTTCTCCTGATTTTGGTCCAATTATCGGAGGATTTATTGGAGCGATTTTTCTATGTGCAAGTTATACGGCAATCGGTATCTTTGCGACATCAATCACAAAAAATCAGATAATCGCTTTTTTTACAGGATTTATTATCTGTATTGTCCTGACTCTTGTTGATTCGTTTTTGATATTTCTTCCATCGTCTATCGTGAGCTTTTTTAGCTTTATTTCTGCCGAGTCTCACTTTACTTCAATTGCGCGTGGAATAATCGACACAAGAGATTTGATTTACTTTTTGTCTCTTACAGGACTGTTCTTTGTTATCACAGTAAAAATTGAACAGAATGCAAAAAACTAG
- a CDS encoding ABC transporter ATP-binding protein produces the protein MIEVSRVSRLFGDFRAVNDVSFSIPTGQIVGLLGPNGAGKTTTMRMITGFILPSSGSIKIDGVDISENSVEAKKKIGYMPESAPLYGDMIVEDYLKYVAEIEGKNPEEKVPVLCAQCGLKEVMGKNISELSRGNRQRVSLAHALMNDPEILILDEPTSGLDPNQVEDVRAIIREIGKTRTVIVSTHILSEVETLCSRAIIIAGGKLVADSPISELKDRFGHELAVKVIVDGSYEDVSKAVETIEGVDSVAKSTAEVSVDGTELTGLLISVKGQQEIRPSVAKKLAEKGFPLYEMAIQKNSLEDVFHTLTEVQ, from the coding sequence ATGATTGAAGTTTCCCGCGTTTCCCGCCTGTTTGGGGATTTTCGTGCGGTAAATGATGTCAGCTTTTCAATTCCAACAGGACAGATTGTTGGACTTCTCGGGCCGAATGGCGCTGGCAAAACAACTACAATGAGAATGATTACCGGTTTTATTCTCCCGTCATCAGGAAGTATAAAAATAGACGGGGTCGATATTTCTGAAAATTCTGTCGAAGCAAAGAAAAAAATCGGCTACATGCCGGAGTCGGCTCCTCTGTATGGAGATATGATTGTTGAAGATTATCTTAAGTATGTTGCAGAGATTGAAGGAAAAAATCCAGAAGAAAAAGTTCCTGTTCTGTGTGCACAATGCGGACTGAAAGAAGTGATGGGGAAAAATATTTCAGAACTTTCACGCGGAAATCGGCAGAGAGTTTCTCTCGCCCACGCTCTTATGAACGACCCTGAAATTTTAATTCTTGACGAACCGACATCAGGGCTCGACCCGAATCAAGTTGAAGATGTCCGTGCTATAATCCGCGAAATCGGAAAGACAAGAACAGTTATTGTGTCAACTCACATTTTGAGCGAAGTTGAAACGCTGTGTTCACGTGCAATAATCATTGCCGGCGGAAAACTTGTTGCTGATAGCCCAATCTCCGAATTGAAAGACCGTTTCGGTCACGAGCTTGCTGTAAAAGTTATAGTCGACGGCTCTTACGAAGATGTTTCAAAAGCTGTTGAGACAATCGAAGGTGTCGATTCTGTCGCAAAATCTACGGCGGAAGTTTCGGTCGACGGCACTGAACTGACAGGACTTTTGATATCTGTAAAAGGTCAGCAAGAGATTCGCCCTAGTGTTGCAAAAAAACTTGCAGAAAAAGGATTTCCTCTTTACGAGATGGCGATCCAAAAGAACAGTCTTGAAGATGTATTCCACACACTGACGGAGGTGCAATGA
- a CDS encoding aspartate aminotransferase family protein, which produces MNKKIVNNYGSFDITFVKAKGSTMWDKKDKKYIDFIAGIGVNCLGHNYKPLVRAISRQAKRQIHISNYYFSDVGVEYAEELLEVTGFNHGYFGNSGAEANEAAIKLARKYGQLNGGDKRKTIVTLESSFHGRTIATLTATGQKRFHPDCFAPYLSGFKTIKANDFEALKTAFDDTTAALFIECIQGEGGVNLIDPVWAKNAADAARKAGAIVMADEVQTGIGRTGIFLASDRLGFNPEVVTLAKGIAGGIPMGACLFRGKASDVLVAGDHQSTFAGNPLACAAAKVVLETVSDYDFLDRVNNAGDYIRGAISGWNIPIVKDIRGSGLMIGIQIDSSIKPFDIEVCCLEEGLCTTTAGSDVIRFLPPLTISDREIEEGLAIFKKVLQSFCK; this is translated from the coding sequence CTACGGCTCTTTTGATATAACTTTTGTAAAAGCTAAAGGCTCTACGATGTGGGATAAAAAAGATAAAAAATATATCGACTTTATAGCCGGCATTGGAGTTAATTGTCTTGGGCACAATTATAAACCTCTTGTTCGGGCTATTTCTCGTCAAGCTAAACGGCAAATTCATATTTCAAATTATTATTTTTCAGATGTCGGAGTTGAATACGCAGAAGAACTTCTCGAGGTCACAGGTTTTAATCACGGTTATTTTGGCAACTCAGGAGCTGAAGCAAATGAAGCTGCAATTAAGCTCGCTAGAAAATACGGTCAGCTTAACGGCGGTGATAAACGGAAGACGATTGTAACTCTGGAGAGTTCGTTTCATGGAAGGACGATTGCAACATTGACGGCGACCGGTCAAAAGCGTTTTCATCCCGACTGCTTTGCTCCGTATTTGTCAGGTTTTAAAACGATTAAGGCAAACGATTTTGAAGCGCTAAAAACGGCTTTTGACGATACAACCGCAGCTCTTTTTATTGAGTGCATTCAAGGAGAAGGTGGAGTAAATTTGATTGATCCTGTGTGGGCAAAAAACGCAGCAGACGCGGCACGCAAAGCCGGAGCAATTGTTATGGCAGACGAAGTTCAAACAGGAATCGGACGTACAGGGATATTCCTCGCAAGCGACAGGCTCGGGTTTAATCCGGAAGTGGTGACACTTGCAAAAGGAATTGCGGGCGGTATTCCAATGGGAGCGTGTTTGTTTCGTGGGAAAGCATCTGATGTTTTGGTTGCTGGGGACCATCAGTCTACATTTGCAGGAAACCCGCTCGCATGTGCAGCTGCAAAAGTCGTTTTAGAAACAGTTTCGGATTATGATTTTCTTGACAGAGTTAACAACGCCGGCGACTATATCCGCGGAGCAATCAGCGGCTGGAATATTCCAATTGTAAAAGATATTCGCGGAAGTGGACTTATGATCGGGATTCAAATTGATTCGTCAATTAAACCTTTTGATATAGAAGTCTGTTGTCTTGAAGAAGGTCTTTGCACAACAACAGCCGGTTCTGATGTGATCAGATTTCTGCCACCTCTTACAATCAGTGACCGCGAAATAGAGGAAGGTCTTGCAATTTTTAAAAAAGTTTTGCAGTCATTCTGTAAATAA